In Roseicyclus marinus, the genomic window CGGGACGGGCATCGGCGGCCCGGCGTGTCACATCGACCCGGACGCGGCGCGGGCGCATGACCTGGGCGAGATCGTCACGGTAATCCGCCGTGCCGTCGCCGATGGTCGCCTCGTCCCCGGGGGACAATTGGCGTTCGGCGCTGCGCGCGGCGACGGCCGCTTTGAGGTGTTCGATATTCGCCCGGCGGCGGGACGTGTCGGCATCGGCCAGACGCGCATCCGTCGCATCGAAGAGGCGGTCGGCCTGATCGGTCTCAGACAGCAGGCGCAGATCGACGCCGGGTGCGGGGCTTGCGGCGGCGATTGCGTCTTGTGGCGCTGCCGTGGCGGTCGGGGCGCCCGTTGCGGCCTGCGGCAGGTTGCCCGCGCCGTCGCGGCGGGCCGGCTGACCCGGCTGCGGGGCGGTCACGGAGGCGATGGCCGCCGCGATGGCGGCGTCGTCATCGGTGGGCGCGTTGGCGTCATCGAAATCATCCTCCGCAAAGGCTGCGGGGGGCGTTGCGGTGGCAGCCGGTGCCGGTGCGGGGGCGGCTTGGGGCGTTTCGCGCACGATTGCCGAGGTGTCGTCGCCGGAAGCATCGGCACTGGCCTGACGGATCCGCGCCAGCCGTTCGGCGACGGAGACACCGTCCATCGCGGGCGTGTCGGCGAAAAAATCGTCCTCGTCTTCGCTCTCGCCCTGGGTGGTGTCGCCGTCATTTTCGGCGGCGGCGAAGATCGAGTGGGGCTCGTCTTCGGGCTCTGCGTCGTCTTCGGCCTCGTCGAGAAGGATCGGGTCGATGGCGGCATCGCGTGCGGCCGTGGCCGCGACGGATTGCGCATTCGTGGCGGTTTGGGGCAGGTCGGCGGCCAAGGCTGCGGCAACGGCGGCGAGCGTATCATCGCCCGCGCCCTCGCCTTCGACCGGGGCGTCTGCGGTGATATCGGCGGCAGAGGGGACGGGCGCGGGCGCTGTGGCTTGCGCGACCGGGATTGGGGCGGGCGGTGCAGGCTCGGCCTTGGTCTCCGCTATGGCGGCGGCGGCTTTGGGTTCATCCGACCGGGAGGCGGGGGGCGGGGCCGTGTCGGGCAGGGCGCTTTCGATGCCCGTGTCGGCATCCTGACGCGGTCCTGCTTGCGGCTGCGGCGCAGTGTCGGCCACGGCAGGCTGTGCCGGGGGTTGGGGCGCGGTTTGGGGCGCTGGGACCGTATCGGCGTGCTGGCGCAGCAGCAGACCGCTTTCCATCATCCGGGCCTCGACCCGGCGCTGGATGGCCGCTTCGGTGATGCGGTGCAGCATCTCGGTGTCCGGCGTGGGCGGTTCCGCCCCGAAAAACCGATCCTCTGCGGCGAGGTCGCGGAAGTATTCCGCAATGACCTTCATGGCCTGGAACGGGTTGTCGAACCCTTCCAGCGTGCAGGAGAAGGTGCCATAGGACACTGTAAGGATCTTGTTCGCGTCGCTCATGGGTCTCAACCAGTTCTGCTCGACCGGAGGGGCCGATTGTTCTTACCTGTAGTTCCTTGTCTGCCAAAGTGATTCCCCACAAACGCGTCGGGAATTGGGCGTTTCGGAGGAGAATTTTCCCAAAATGGGCGACAATGTGCCCTTGGACGCGCCGCTTTTTTCCTGTTCCGAGGGGGTGACCCTCGTGGGGGGAGGGCCGCTTGCCCCGGATGATCTGTCACAAGCATTGGCGCTTGCCCCGCGTCTGGTGGCCGCCGATGGGGGCGCCGTCGCGGCGCTCGATGCAGGGATCGTGCCAGAGGCGGTCTATGGGGACATGGACAGTCTGGGGGCGGCGGCGCGGGCGAGGGTTCCCGCAGATCGCATCCATGCCATCCGTGAACAGGACAGCACGGATTTCGACAAGGCGCTGCGCCATATCCGGGCGCCTGCCGTGCTGGCGGTGGGGTTCACGGGGGCGCGGGTCGATCACGAATTGTCCGTTTACCACGGGCTCGTGGCGCGGGCCGAGACGCGATGCATCGTGGTGGGGGCAAGCGATGTCGTGATGCATGCCCCGCCCAGGATCGCGCTTGACCTGCCGCAGGGCACGCGGCTGTCGCTCTTTCCGATGAGCGGTGTCACGGGGCTGTCGGAGGGGCTGGAATGGCCGCTTGCAGGCCATGCCTTTCATCCCGCGACCCGGATCGGCACGTCGAACCGGACCACGGGCGGGACGGTCACGATCACGATGGATGCGCCGGGGATGCTGCTGATCCTGCCGCGCGCGCATCTGCCCGCCGTCCTGACCGCCTATGGCGCGGCGTCACTTTGGTCTCGCGCATCGGGGACGGCTTGGATATGAAAGCCACGTGACAGATTGCCAGACAGGACCGGCTGCCCCATGACCGCTGCGCTCTCCCCCATCGACAAGGCCAAGTACATCGCCGCCCGCCGCGCGGTCGAATTCGTCGAGGACGGTATGCGGGTCGGTCTGGGAACGGGGTCCACCGCCGCATGGATGGTGCGCTGCCTGGGCGAGATGGTCCGCGAGGACGGCATCAAGATCACGGGCGTGGCCACATCGGCGCGCACCGCGCAGCTGGCGCGGGAGGTCGGGGTTCCGGTCAAGACGCTGGACGAGGTGCGCTGGCTGGACCTGACGATCGACGGGGCGGATGAATACGACGCCGATCTCAACCTCATCAAGGGTGGTGGCGGGGCGTTGCTGCACGAGAAGATCGTGGCGACGGCCTCGGACCAGATGGTGGTGATCGCGGATCTGTCCAAGCAGGTGGATACGCTGGGCGCCTTTCCCCTGCCGGTCGAGGTCATCCCCTTTGGCTGGCAGACGACCAAGGCGCTGATCGAGGAAATGCTGTCGAATGTCGACGTGCTGGGGCGGTCCGCCAGCCTGCGGCTGAACGGGGCCGACCCGTTCCGGACGGACGAAGGGAATTACATTCTCGACCTGCATCTGCGCCGGATCGCCAATCCCGCGCAGCTGTCCTTGGTGCTCAACCAGATCCCGGGCGTGGTCGAGAACGGCCTGTTCCTCGATATCTGCGACGTTCTGGTGATCGGCAATGCCGATGGCACGGTCGAGGTGCGCGACATCAACAACGGCACCGTCGAGCATGAGCGCATCGACATCACCGACCGCGAGAACCTGTTCACCGACAGCGCCGAATGACGCGGCTGGCCCGGTCGGGCTGGAATCGTCGGCTTTACCGTGGGATACCCGACGGGAAACCTCGGACGGATAGGGCGCATGCGGCATGGCTGATTTCGACTATGACCTTTTCGTGATCGGTGGCGGATCGGGGGGCGTGCGCGCCGCCCGTGTCGCGGCCGCCGGTGGGGCGCGTGTCGCGCTGGCCGAGGACAGCCGGCTGGGCGGGACCTGCGTGATCCGGGGCTGCGTGCCGAAAAAGCTCATGGTCTTTGCCAGCGAATACCGGGAGATGTTCGCCGATGCCCGCGCCTATGGCTGGGATCTCGAGGATGGCGCGTTCGACTGGACGCGGTTCTCGGGGCATTTGAACCGGGAACTGGACCGGCTGGAAGGGGTCTATCGGGGGCTTTTGGAAGGCTCCAAGGTCGAGATCTTCGACCAGCGCGCCCGGTTGGCCGATCCCCATAGCGTGACACTGGCCGATGGCAGCACGCGGTCGGCCAAGCATATCCTGATCGCGACAGGGGGGCGGCCGCAGCGGCCCGACATGCCCAATGCGCATCTGGGGATGGTGTCGGATGACCTGTTCCAGATGGAAAGCTTGCCCAAATCCATCCTGATCGTGGGGGGCGGCTATATCGCCTGCGAATTCGCCTGCATCCTGAACGGTCTGGGCGTCGAGGTGACGCAATTCTATCGCGGCGCGCAGATCCTGCGCGGGTTCGACGAGGAGGCGCGCGGCCTGATCGCGGACCAGATGCAGGAGCGCGGCGTGAACCTGCATCTTGGCACGAATATCGTCGAGATGGCGGCTGCCGATGCCGATCACCCGTCGGTTCCGACCGAGGAGGGGATGGGCCTGCCCGAGGTCGAGCGTCCGGTGCCGCCTGCGGGTGCTGCGGGCGGGCCCGTTTGGGTCAAGGCCTCGAACGGGATGGAACGGGTATTCGACGCGGTGCTGTTTGCGACAGGCCGCACGCCCAATACCACCGATCTGGGGCTGGAGGAGGCGGGCGTCGAGATCGGTCGCCGGGGCCAGATCCTGGTCGATGAATTCAGCCAGACCAATGTGCCATCCATCTATGCCATCGGCGATGTCACCGACCGGGTGAACCTGACGCCGGTGGCGATCCGCGAGGGCATGGCTTTCGTCGAGACGGTGTTCAAGGGCAATCCCACGCCGGTCGATCACGACCTGATTCCGTCGGCGGTGTTCACGCAGCCCGAATTCGGCACCGTGGGCCTGACCGAGGAAGAGGCGCGGGACCGCGAACCGGTCGAGATCTATTGCACGTCGTTCCGGCCGATGCGCACCGCCTTTGCCGGGCGGTCCGACCGGGTGCTGATGAAACTGGTCGTGTCCAAGGCGACGCGGGTGGTTCTGGGCTGTCATATCGTCGCGCCCAATGCGGGCGAGATGATCCAGCTGGCGGGCATCGCGGTCAAGATGGGCGCGACGAAAGAGGATTTCGACCGCACGGTTGCGGTGCATCCGACCATGGCCGAAGAACTGGTGACGATGAAAACGCCGGTTCGGACGGCTTGAATTGGCCGGAAAAACGCACAGCTTGCGGTGCAATCGGGGTAAAACACCCCATATGACATGAGACAGACGACCAGTGATGTGAGGGGAACGACGATCGATGGCTGGCAATAATGGCGGACCTTGGGGCGGCGGTGGCGGCTCGGGCGGTGGTGGCGACCGTGGCGACCGTGGCAACAACGGGCCGGGCGGTCGTCGTCCCGGTGGCGAGCAGCAGATCCCGGAGCTCGACGAGATCGTCCGCAAGGGCCAGGAACAGCTGCGCGTCCTGATGGGCGGGCGCGGTGGCCGGTCCGGTGGCGGCGGCAATGGCGGCGGCGATATGCCGGTCAGCCCGCGCACGATCTGGATCGCGGGTCTTGTGGCGGCGGTGGGCTTTTGGGCCTTCAACTCGATCTACACGGTGCGTCCCGAAGAACAATCGGTCGAGCTGTTGTTCGGTGAATTCCATGCGATCGGGCAGCCCGGTCTGAATTTCGCGCCCTGGCCCTTCATCACGGCCGAGGTGGTCAATGTCACCTCGGAACGGACGGTGGCCATCGGTGTGGCGCGCGCGGGATCGTCGAATGACGGCCTGATGCTGACCACCGACGAAAACGTGGTCGACATCGATTTCCAGGTGGTCTGGAACATCACCGATCCCTCGTTGTTCCTGTTCAACCTGCGCGACCCCGAGGCGACCGTGACCGCCGTGGCCGAAGCGGCGATGCGCGAGGTCATCGCGGCAAGCCAGCTTGCGCCGATCCTGAACCGCGACCGTGGTCTGATCGCCGATACGGTGCTGGAACTGACGCAATCGACGCTGGACAGCTATGACAGCGGCGTGAACGTGGTGCGTGTGAACCTTGACCGGGCCGATCCGCCGGGCGAGGTGATCGACGCGTTCCGCGACGTGCAGGCCGCCGAACAGGACCGCGACCAGCTGGAACGCCGGGCCGATGCCTATGCCAACCAGGTCCTGGCAGGCGCGCGCGGTGAAGCGGCCCAGATTCTCGAACAGGCCGAAGCCTATCGCGCGCAGGTCGTGAACGAGGCCGAGGGTGAGGCGAGCCGCTTCCTCGCCGTTCTCAACGAATATCGCGAGGCCCCCGAGGTGACGCGCCGCCGTCTCTACCTGGAGACGATGGAGCGTGTGCTGGGCGATGTCGATCTTGTCATCCTCGACCAGGAGGGCGGCGGAGCGAATGGCGTCGTGCCCTACCTGCCGCTTGACCAATTGCGCCGGAACCCCGGCACCACCACCACGACGGGGAACTCGAACTGATGCGCCGTATCACCTACATCATCCCCGTCGTCGTTCTGGGCGTCGCCGTTCTGCTCAGCTCGGTCTTTGTCGTCGACGAACGCCAGCGCGCGCTGGTGCTGCAATTCGGCCAGATCCGGCAGGTGATCGAAGAGCCGGGCCTGAACTTCAAGATCCCGTTCATCCAGGAGGTGGTCTATTACGACGACCGTATCCTGTCGCTCGACACCGCGCCGATCGAGGTGACGCCGTCCGATGACCGGCGTCTGGTGGTCGACGCCTTTGCGCGGTTCCGCATCATGGACGTGGTGCAGTTCCGTCAGGCTGTCGGTGCAGGTGGCATCCGCGCGGGCGAGGAACGGCTGGAAGGCATCCTGAACCCCACGATCCGCGCGGTTCTGGGTGCCGATGGCGTGACCTCGAACACGATCCTGTCGTCCGAACGTTCGCGGCTGATGGACCAGATCACCGCCGAGGCGCGGCTGCGCGCCGCCGCACTGGGGCTCGAGGTGCTCGATGTGCGCCTCAAGCAGACCAACCTGCCGATCCAGAACCTCGAGGCGACCTTCGCCCGGATGCGGGCCGAGCGGGAGCGTGAGGCGACGGACGAACGCGCCCGCGGTGAGGAAGCCGCCCAGCGGGTGCGCGCGCAGGCCGACCGGACCGTGGTCGAGCTTGTGTCCGATGCCCGCCGCGAGGCCGAGATCATCCGAGGCGAGGCCGATGCCGAGCGCAACGGGATCTTTGCCAATGCTTTCGGACAGGACCAGGAATTCTTTGAATTCTACCGGTCGATGACGGCCTATGAGCGGGCGCTGATGCAGCGCAATTCGACCATGGTCATCTCGCCCGACAGCGAATTCTTCGAATATCTCGGGGGTTCGGGTCTCGCCGTGCCCGCACCGGCCCGGTAACGGGGGGCGCCTTGGGACTGATCCTTGTTCTGGGGCTTGGCATGGTTCTCGTGATCGAGGGGCTGGTGTTCGCACTGGCCCCTTCGCGTCTGGAGGACCTGTTGAAGCTGATGAACCAGATCCCCGTCGAAACGCGCCGGTTGATCGGGCTGGCGGCGATGACATTGGGGGCGGTGCTTGTGTCCTGGGCCATCAGCGCCGGGGCGATGTGACGGGCGCCAGAGCGGTGGCTTCACGCCGTCGTGACGCGAATGTCACCCATGGGGGCCGCGAAAGGGATTGAACAGCGGGCCCCGCGATCGAATATCTTGGAACGAGGTCATCGGCCAACCGCGATGGCCTGCATGGCTTGACAGGAGGGAATTTCCGTGACGATCCAACAGGCCCAACATGCCCGCCAGCCACATCGTGCCCGTGCGCTGGCCATTCCACAAGACAATGCGGGGTCGGCCTATCGGCGGACCATTGCGACACTGATCGCCGCGATGCTTGCGCTTGCGACCGTCATGGGCGCGATGCAGGCCCGCGCCCAATCCGCGCCCCCCGCCACCTTTGCCGATCTTGTCGACCAGGTGGGCGATGCGGTGGTCAACATCACCACGTCGGCCGTCGTCGCAGGGCGGCAGGGCGGCCCCGGACCGATGGTGCCCGAGGGCTCGCCGCTCGAGGATTTCTTCAACGACTTTCTCGATCGCGGCAATCCCGAGCGCCCACCGCGCCGCAGCCAGGCGCTGGGGTCGGGCTTCGTCATTTCCGAAGACGGATATATCGTCACGAACAACCACGTGATCGAAGGCGCGGATGAAGTGCTGATCGAATTCCGCGAAGGCTTCACGCTGGAGGCCGAGATCATCGGCACCGATCCCAACACCGATATCGCGCTGCTGAAGGTCGAGGCCGACAGCGCGCTGCCCTTCGTGCCCTTCGGCGACAGTTCGGCGATGCGCGTGGGCGATTGGGTCATGGCCATGGGCAACCCGCTGGGACAGGGCTTTTCCGTCTCGGTCGGCATCGTTTCGGCCTCGGGCCGGGCGCTGTCGGGCACCTATGACGATTACATCCAGACGGATGCCGCCATCAACCGCGGCAATTCGGGCGGCCCGCTCTTCAACCTCGCGGGCGAGGTGATCGGCGTGAACACCGCCATCCTGTCGCCCACGGGCGGCTCCATCGGGATCGGTTTCGCCATGTCCTCGGATGTGGTGACCAACGTGGTCGACCAGCTGCGCGAATTCGGCGAGACGCGGCGCGGCTGGCTGGGTGTGCGCATCCAGGACGTGACCGAGGAGCTGGCCGAGGGGCTTGGGCTGGAACAGGCGCGTGGCGCGCTCGTGACCGATGTGCCCGAGGGCCCCGCGCTCGACGGCGGCATCGAGGTGGGCGATGTCATCCTGAGCTTCGACGGACAGGATATCGAGGATACGCGCGGCCTGGTGCGCATCGTGGGGGACAGCGCCGAGGGCGATACCGTGCGCGTGGTCGTCTTCCGCGATGGCGGGACCGAAACCCTGCGGGTGACGCTTGGCCGTCGCGAGACCGCCGAGGGTCTGGGCGCGACGACGCCCGATGGCGCGCCCGTGCCGACCCCGTCCGCCGAAGTGCTGGGGATGGAGCTGGTGCCGCTGACCGATGAGCTGCGCCAACAGCTCGGCGCGCAGGGCGTGGCGAATGGCCTGGTGATCGAAACCGTCGATCCCGCCTCGGATGCCGCCGCCAAGGGGCTTTTGCCCGGCGACATCATCACCGAGGTGGCACAGCAGCCCGTCAGCAGCGTGGCCGATTTCGGCGCACGGGTGCGCGCGGCCAGCGATGCGGGTCAGAAATCGGTGCTGCTCCTGATCCGGCGGGCGGGCAATCCGCGGTTCGTGGCCCTCAGCCTCGAAGAGTGACCGCGCGAAAGCCGTTAAGGCGGTGAAAGCCATGACACGGGCCCCGGTCTAAGGACCGGGGTCTTTTTGCCTGATGCGTCAGCCGCCCGTCGCCGAGGCCAGTTCCGGGTTCCACAGCGACAGGCCCAGTTGCCGGGCGGCCGCAAGCGACAGGATCGGGCTGTCCAGACCCTGCGGCGCCTGGAAATCGCGCACCGCGCGTTCGGTGCGCCGCGTCATCTCGCCGTTCACCGGGCCATTGTAGAACCCGCGCGCGGCAAGCGCCCGTTGCAAGGAGGTGATGAAGGCGGGGTCGCGCACCTGGATCTCGCAAGGCACCTCGAACCACAATTCGCGACGCTCCCGCACGATGCGCTGCTGGCTTTCGCTGACGAAGATCGCAGGTTCCAGAACGCGCCCGTCGCTGGTCAGTTGCGGGGGCTGGATCATCACCTGTTCGGTCACCGTCTCGATCACGGCGGGAGTGGATTGCTGGCCGTAACAGGCCATCGGATCGGCATTGGGCGGGCCTGCACCGCGCATGACCTCGATCGCGCTGTCGCCTGCCGTCATCGGATCGGCAAAGGCGCTGCGTTCGGCGGCTGGACCGCAGGCCGACAGGGCCAGAAGCCCGGGAATCAGGAACAGGAGACGCATCTGGATGACTGCTCGCCGCGCTTTGGCTGTCTTGTTGCAGATCAAGATAGCCGGTTTTGCCCTTTTGCGAAAGCGTGCTGTCGCTCAGGGCTGATCGGCGGCGCGTGTCGGCTCATGCAGCCGCACCAGGTCGTCGAGCAGGGGAGACAGATCCTCCACCGTTTCGGCGACCACATGGGTCACCCCCGATTGTCGCTGCACCCGCCCCGTGACGCGCAACAGCCGCCCCGCGATCACCGCCCGGCGGAAGCGCTGGTAGATGGCTTGCCAGATCACCACGTTGCAGGTGGAAAATTCATCCTCCAGCGTGACGAAGATCACCCCCTTGGCCGTGCCGGGCCGCTGGCGCACCAGGACAAGCCCCGCCACCGCCACCCGCGCCCCTTCGGGCGGCAGGTGCAGCAGGTGATGCGGCAGGCAGGCCGGCGGTCTGGGCCAATCGGGGGGGCGCGTGGCGGGTTCCATGGGAACAAATGTAGAACATGTGGCGCGCGGCGCAAGCCGTCCAATTCGGGCTGGAAAGCGGGCCGCCCGCGTATTACCTGACTGCCGACACCAGACCCATATCGTCAGAACAGGGAACCAGATGGCCAGGATCACCTATATCGAGCACAACGGAACCGAACATGTCGTGGACGTGCCCAACGGCCTGACCGTGATGGAAGGCGCGCGCGACAACAACATTCCGGGGATCGAGGCCGATTGCGGCGGGGCCTGCGCCTGTTCCACCTGCCATGTCTATGTCCATCCCGATTGGGTCGCGAAGCTGCCCGGGATCGACCCGATGGAAGAGGACATGCTGGAATTCGCCTATCAGCCCGACCCGAGCCGCTCGCGCCTGACCTGCCAGCTCAAGGTGTCGGATGCGCTGGACGGTCTCGTCGTCCAGATGCCGGAAAAGCAGATCTGATGCGCGGGGCGGCCGGGTTTGTCCTTGCCGCCCTGCTTGCTGCCACGCCCGCTGCCGCCTGCGTCGCGCCGCCGTGGTCCGAGCGGGCCATGGCGGGATCGCTTGCACGTCTTGCCGATCCCGGCCCCGGCCCCGTCGCCGCCTGGTTCGAGGATCCCACCACCCGCTACGCCCATGCCGTTCTGGGCGACGGGATCGAGGCGGGCACGCTTGCCGTGCTTCTCTCCGATGATCCATCCTGCCCCGTCGCCCGCCTCCCCCTTCCCGAGGCGGAGGTGTTCGAGGATCTCGCCCCGCGCCTTGCCGATCTCGACGGGGACGGGCGGGCCGAGATCATCGTGGTGCAATCCCATCGTGACCTTGGCGCGCGGCTCGCGGTCTACGGGGTGACGCCGGAGGGTGGGGACCTCGGGCTTGTCGCGGCGACACCCAACATCGGGCGGCCCAACCGCTGGCTTGCCCCGGTGGCCGCCGCCGATCTGGACGGGGATGGCGCGACCGAAATCGCCTATGTCGACCGCCCCCATCTGGCCCGCACCCTGCGCGTCTGGCGCTTCGAGGGGGGCAGCCTGACCGAGATCGCGGCCCTGTCCGGCCTGACCAATCACCGGATCGGGGAGGCCTTCATCACAGGCGGGCTGCGCGATTGCGGCAGCGGCCCGGAAATCGTGCTGGCCGATGCCGATTGGTCGCGCGTGATGGCGGTGCGCCTGGGCGCGGATGGGCTGAGCGCGCGCCCCCTTGCGCCCTTTTCCCCCGCTGCCATGGACGCGGCGCTGGCCTGCCGGGACTGACCCGTCCTTCATCTTGGCCCGAAAACTCCCGCCGGAGGCTCCCGCAGCCTGCCACTTGCGCCCCGCCGGGGTTGACTTCGACGCGCGCCGGCGGTCTATCGGCGCGACGCCAGAACCGCCCGAAGGGACCCGAAAATGCACGCCTACCGCAGCCATACCTGCGCCGCCCTGACCGCCGCCGAAACCGGTCAGACTGTCCGCCTTTCGGGCTGGGTGCATCGTCGGCGCGATCACGGCGGGGTCATCTTCATCGATCTGCGCGACCATTACGGGATCACGCAGGTGCTCTGCGATCCCGACAGCCCGGTCTTTTCCAAGGTGGAAAAGCTGCGCGCCGAATATTGCATCCGCATCGACGGCGTGGTGAAGGCGCGCGATCCCTCGCTCGTGAACCCGAAACTGCCCACCGGCGAGATCGAGGTCTTCATCCGCGACATGGAGGTTCTGGGCGGGGTTGCGGGCGATCTGCCGCTGCAGGTCTTCGGCGATCAGGATTACCCCGAGGAAACGCGGCTGAAATACCGCTACCTCGACCTGCGCCGCGAGGCGATGCAGGAGAACATGAAGCTGCGCTCCGATGTCGTGGCCTCGATCCGGCGGCGGATGTGGGACCTGGGCTTCCGTGAATACCAGACGCCGATCATCACCGCCTCCAGCCCCGAGGGGGCGCGCGATTTCCTGGTGCCGAGCCGCCTTCACCCCGGCAAGTTCTATGCGCTGCCGCAGGCGCCCCAGCAGTTCAAGCAGCTCCTGATGGTGTCGGGCTTTGACCGCTATTTCCAGATCGCGCCCTGTTTCCGCGACGAGGATCCGCGCGCCGACCGTTCGCCCACCGATTTCTACCAGCTCGACATGGAGATGTCCTTTGTCGAGCAGGAAGACGTATTCGCCACCGTCGGCCCGGTGCTGCAGGGCGTGTTCGAGGAATTCGGCGGCGAGCGTCGCACCGACCCGGCGGATCAATGGCCGCGCATCTCCTATGCCGAGGCCGCGCTGAAATACGGCACGGACAAGCCCGACCTGCGCAACCCGATCGAGATGCAGGTGGTGTCCGAGCATTTCAAAGGCTCGGGTTTCGCGATTTTCGCGAAGATCCTCGAACAGGAGGGAACGCAGGTCCGCGCCATTCCCGCGCCGACGGGCGGGTCGCGCAAGTTCTGCGACCGGATGAATTCCTGGGCGCAGGGGCAGGGCCTGCCGGGGATGGGCTATATCTTC contains:
- a CDS encoding DUF2065 domain-containing protein, translated to MGLILVLGLGMVLVIEGLVFALAPSRLEDLLKLMNQIPVETRRLIGLAAMTLGAVLVSWAISAGAM
- a CDS encoding thiamine diphosphokinase — protein: MPLDAPLFSCSEGVTLVGGGPLAPDDLSQALALAPRLVAADGGAVAALDAGIVPEAVYGDMDSLGAAARARVPADRIHAIREQDSTDFDKALRHIRAPAVLAVGFTGARVDHELSVYHGLVARAETRCIVVGASDVVMHAPPRIALDLPQGTRLSLFPMSGVTGLSEGLEWPLAGHAFHPATRIGTSNRTTGGTVTITMDAPGMLLILPRAHLPAVLTAYGAASLWSRASGTAWI
- the hflC gene encoding protease modulator HflC — translated: MRRITYIIPVVVLGVAVLLSSVFVVDERQRALVLQFGQIRQVIEEPGLNFKIPFIQEVVYYDDRILSLDTAPIEVTPSDDRRLVVDAFARFRIMDVVQFRQAVGAGGIRAGEERLEGILNPTIRAVLGADGVTSNTILSSERSRLMDQITAEARLRAAALGLEVLDVRLKQTNLPIQNLEATFARMRAEREREATDERARGEEAAQRVRAQADRTVVELVSDARREAEIIRGEADAERNGIFANAFGQDQEFFEFYRSMTAYERALMQRNSTMVISPDSEFFEYLGGSGLAVPAPAR
- the gorA gene encoding glutathione-disulfide reductase; translation: MADFDYDLFVIGGGSGGVRAARVAAAGGARVALAEDSRLGGTCVIRGCVPKKLMVFASEYREMFADARAYGWDLEDGAFDWTRFSGHLNRELDRLEGVYRGLLEGSKVEIFDQRARLADPHSVTLADGSTRSAKHILIATGGRPQRPDMPNAHLGMVSDDLFQMESLPKSILIVGGGYIACEFACILNGLGVEVTQFYRGAQILRGFDEEARGLIADQMQERGVNLHLGTNIVEMAAADADHPSVPTEEGMGLPEVERPVPPAGAAGGPVWVKASNGMERVFDAVLFATGRTPNTTDLGLEEAGVEIGRRGQILVDEFSQTNVPSIYAIGDVTDRVNLTPVAIREGMAFVETVFKGNPTPVDHDLIPSAVFTQPEFGTVGLTEEEARDREPVEIYCTSFRPMRTAFAGRSDRVLMKLVVSKATRVVLGCHIVAPNAGEMIQLAGIAVKMGATKEDFDRTVAVHPTMAEELVTMKTPVRTA
- a CDS encoding FG-GAP repeat domain-containing protein; this encodes MRGAAGFVLAALLAATPAAACVAPPWSERAMAGSLARLADPGPGPVAAWFEDPTTRYAHAVLGDGIEAGTLAVLLSDDPSCPVARLPLPEAEVFEDLAPRLADLDGDGRAEIIVVQSHRDLGARLAVYGVTPEGGDLGLVAATPNIGRPNRWLAPVAAADLDGDGATEIAYVDRPHLARTLRVWRFEGGSLTEIAALSGLTNHRIGEAFITGGLRDCGSGPEIVLADADWSRVMAVRLGADGLSARPLAPFSPAAMDAALACRD
- a CDS encoding Do family serine endopeptidase — encoded protein: MLALATVMGAMQARAQSAPPATFADLVDQVGDAVVNITTSAVVAGRQGGPGPMVPEGSPLEDFFNDFLDRGNPERPPRRSQALGSGFVISEDGYIVTNNHVIEGADEVLIEFREGFTLEAEIIGTDPNTDIALLKVEADSALPFVPFGDSSAMRVGDWVMAMGNPLGQGFSVSVGIVSASGRALSGTYDDYIQTDAAINRGNSGGPLFNLAGEVIGVNTAILSPTGGSIGIGFAMSSDVVTNVVDQLREFGETRRGWLGVRIQDVTEELAEGLGLEQARGALVTDVPEGPALDGGIEVGDVILSFDGQDIEDTRGLVRIVGDSAEGDTVRVVVFRDGGTETLRVTLGRRETAEGLGATTPDGAPVPTPSAEVLGMELVPLTDELRQQLGAQGVANGLVIETVDPASDAAAKGLLPGDIITEVAQQPVSSVADFGARVRAASDAGQKSVLLLIRRAGNPRFVALSLEE
- the rpiA gene encoding ribose-5-phosphate isomerase RpiA; protein product: MTAALSPIDKAKYIAARRAVEFVEDGMRVGLGTGSTAAWMVRCLGEMVREDGIKITGVATSARTAQLAREVGVPVKTLDEVRWLDLTIDGADEYDADLNLIKGGGGALLHEKIVATASDQMVVIADLSKQVDTLGAFPLPVEVIPFGWQTTKALIEEMLSNVDVLGRSASLRLNGADPFRTDEGNYILDLHLRRIANPAQLSLVLNQIPGVVENGLFLDICDVLVIGNADGTVEVRDINNGTVEHERIDITDRENLFTDSAE
- the hflK gene encoding FtsH protease activity modulator HflK yields the protein MAGNNGGPWGGGGGSGGGGDRGDRGNNGPGGRRPGGEQQIPELDEIVRKGQEQLRVLMGGRGGRSGGGGNGGGDMPVSPRTIWIAGLVAAVGFWAFNSIYTVRPEEQSVELLFGEFHAIGQPGLNFAPWPFITAEVVNVTSERTVAIGVARAGSSNDGLMLTTDENVVDIDFQVVWNITDPSLFLFNLRDPEATVTAVAEAAMREVIAASQLAPILNRDRGLIADTVLELTQSTLDSYDSGVNVVRVNLDRADPPGEVIDAFRDVQAAEQDRDQLERRADAYANQVLAGARGEAAQILEQAEAYRAQVVNEAEGEASRFLAVLNEYREAPEVTRRRLYLETMERVLGDVDLVILDQEGGGANGVVPYLPLDQLRRNPGTTTTTGNSN
- a CDS encoding 2Fe-2S iron-sulfur cluster-binding protein; this encodes MARITYIEHNGTEHVVDVPNGLTVMEGARDNNIPGIEADCGGACACSTCHVYVHPDWVAKLPGIDPMEEDMLEFAYQPDPSRSRLTCQLKVSDALDGLVVQMPEKQI
- a CDS encoding OB-fold nucleic acid binding domain-containing protein, producing MEPATRPPDWPRPPACLPHHLLHLPPEGARVAVAGLVLVRQRPGTAKGVIFVTLEDEFSTCNVVIWQAIYQRFRRAVIAGRLLRVTGRVQRQSGVTHVVAETVEDLSPLLDDLVRLHEPTRAADQP
- a CDS encoding peptidoglycan-binding domain-containing protein, with translation MRLLFLIPGLLALSACGPAAERSAFADPMTAGDSAIEVMRGAGPPNADPMACYGQQSTPAVIETVTEQVMIQPPQLTSDGRVLEPAIFVSESQQRIVRERRELWFEVPCEIQVRDPAFITSLQRALAARGFYNGPVNGEMTRRTERAVRDFQAPQGLDSPILSLAAARQLGLSLWNPELASATGG